TACAATCGACTTATGAGATGATTTTACAGCATTGATTTTAGCTTGTTGTTGATAACCCTGATATTGAGGAATCGCAACAGCAGCCAATATACCGAGAATCGCCACAACGATTAACAATTCAATAAGTGTAAAACCTTTTTGACCTTTTTGAGTTAAATTATTCATGATAGAACTCCAATAAACTTAAATTACAAAAAATACTTTTAATTTCAATTCTTAGGTATATTTCAACCTTTAATAGAAATTAATAACCTTAATGAAACTAAAGAGCAATTTAAATAAACATTTATTTTAAAAATATTTTTTGCTATTTAACTTCAATTAAAACAAAATACAAACAATCCGTAAAAACCATTTTATATTCCGCCTATAGTTATATTTATATCACACTTCAACTTAAGAGTTAGTTAAATAATAGTTAACAAGTTATTAACGCACCATAATCAGTTAACTATTTGTTAATTATACACTCTAAGGAAAAATACAACTATATCAAAAGCTTAATTAAATAACAGCTTTTTTGATTGATATAAGAAATCAATAAGATTAAAAATAAATGTAAACTTTTTTAGGTAAAAATATGTTTGTAACAATTATAATATCAATTTTAGTCGGATTAGTCATAGGCGATATCTTATGTTTCATCGTATATGAGATATGCAGAATAATAGACGAAGAAGAAAGCGGAAAGAAAACCAAGAGCAAAAGTAATATTTTCAAAACCTATCTGAATTTCGTACTAAAACAGATGAAGGAAGGTAACAAGCAGTTTTTCATATTTTATTTATTATTAGACGTTGCAACGGTATCCTCTACGGTTTTCATGATTCTGCATTATGGTGTAACTAAAGAGGCAATATCGGCACTTATACTTATTTACAGCCTTATAGTGCTTACATTTGTCGATGCTAAAACGCAATATCTCCCTGACATTATAACTAAACCGCTTATTGTGTTGGGTCTGATACAGGGGTATTTTGAAATATTCACAAGCTTTAAAGAATCATTAATAGGAGCGGTAGCGGGGTACTGGTCGCTTTGGCTGATTAATACTACATTCAGGCTGATAAGAAAAAAGGACGGCATGGGTCAGGGCGATTTTAAATTACTCTCGGCATTGGGGGCATGGGTCGGCTATCAATACTTACCTTTTATTGTGTTTGCATCATCATTCTTGGGTATATTTGTGGCTTTGGGATTGGCTAAATTTGCCAATAACAAGCTTTCAGCCCCCTCACCTTTTGGTCCTTCGCTATCTATAGCAGGAATAATAACCCTTATATGGGGTGAAGATTTAATAAACTGGTATTTGAGCTTCCTAACTTTTTAGAATGTGGGTTCCACTATAATTTGTTTTACCAAACAATACTACATAATTGTGTCATTTTGTACTTAATACGGAATCTAAGGAATAAAATAAGTATGCACAAAGTGCATGCATTATTATATGGCTTGGATACTATGGTCAAGCCATAGCATGACGAATAGCGCCTGATAAATATATTAACTCTTTCTTAACCTTAATATGATACAATTATCATGATGGGTGCAATGTTAGTTAAATCATTGTTTTAATAACAAAATAATCAGGTAGGGAGAGAGATTATGCATGAACAGACACCTCAAATGATGCCGTCAGGACAAGGTCAGCAAGGGCAACAACCGCACGTAGCTACAAATTCAGCCACCCCGACAGTGCCTAACGGTAGTGCGAACGGTCAGGCAATGCCGAATGCTACTCCTGCTGCCGCACCACAACCTGCAACGGTCGCTCCTCAAAGCCCTGCTCAACCTCCGGCAGCTCCTGCAACTGCACCGGTACAACAACCTGCGGAGAGTATTAAAGTTGAAGACTCAAAGCCTCCCTTACCGGACGGAATGCTTGATAAAATAGTATATTATGCCACTAATTTTAAATTATCGGATATCCATATCCATTCAAATGAGCCTATAGCAATCCGTCAGCACGGTTCTATAGAAGTACAGAGGAATGATTTCATCACCGACAAGAAAATAGGTGCTTTTATAGAGTCGATTTTAGACGAGGATCAAAAAGAACATTTTCAGAAAATGCGTGATATCGACCTTGCAATAGAAGGCGGCGGCATGAGGTTCAGGGTAAACGCATATATGACTTTACGCGGCCCTGCTATGGTATTGAGGAAAATTGAAACCGAGGCTCCCGACATTGAAAAACTTAACCTGCCAAAAGCAGTGTTTGATATTACCACACAGAAAAACGGTCTGGTACTTGTTACAGGACCTACGGGTTCGGGTAAATCCACTACATTGGCATCAATAATTAAAAAGATAAACTCAACAAGAAAAGAAAACATAATAACCATTGAGGATCCGGTAGAGTTTATCCACGAAAGCAACGTAGCCCTTATCTCGCAACGTGAGGTAGGAAAGGACGCTTTCTCATTCGGCAGTGCGTTAAAAGCCGTTTTGCGTCAAGACCCGGACGTGATTCTACTAGGTGAGATGCGTGACTTAGAAACCGTGGGACTGGCATTAACGGCAGCGGAAACAGGACACTTGGTATTTGGAACGCTGCACACAAACGGTGCGCCAAATTCCATAAACCGTATATTGGACGTGTTCCCTCCTGCACAGCAGGCTCAGGCACGTTCACAGCTATCACAATCAATAAGATTGGTAGTTACGCAAAGGCTGATAAAAACAGCGGACGGAAAAGGACGTGTCGCAGCATTTGAGGTTATGAAATCCAATGCCGCCATCTCTAACCTTATACGTGAAGGTAAGATATTCCAGATAGAACAAACAATGCAAACAAGTAAAGGAGAAGGAAACATGCTTATGAAAGACTCCATACAAACTTTGCTTGATTCAGGTAAGATCCGCAAAGAGGACTTAGAGGACGCTCACTAATAGTGGGAGGATTTGATATGTCTTATAACAGAGGATATACATTACTTGAACTACTTGTAACCATAGCGATTATCGCTTCGGTAATAGCCGTAGGTTCAGGAACCGGTATAGGAAACCTTAATACCAAAAAAACAGCTCAAAATACATATAAAGAGCTGCGTGACCAGCTTGCTACGCTTCGCAATCATGCAATGTCAAAGAACACAACTGCAAAAATAGTAATTACGCAGGTAGGTTCAACATATACAATGACATTATCATATTCGGCAGTTACCACAAACAACTGTCCGTCAACGGGAGTATGGACAACGATACAAACCAAAGAAATCGACGTACACACTAATTACGGAATAACCGGAACGGCTTTTACTAACAATTTGTGTTTTTACAGGGACGGCAGTTCTTCGGGAGGGTCTTATATAGTAGCACCTGTTATCGGAGCTACGGGAACCACCTATACTTTAGATGTAACAATTGCAACGGGGTATATAGATGTTACGGAAAGTTAGAAGATTATTATTACCGCATTTAAATAAATGCAAGGGCTTCACCCTGATTGAAGCCATGATTTCCGCCGGCATAGTTGCTATGGGCTTTGTGGGTGTTTTTACTCTAATCGCCTCATCGGAGCAATTTACCAAACGTGCCGTTGCAAGACAAAAAGTGCAGTTGATAGCCGACCAGATGATAGAAATAATTGAAACCGATACCGCTAACATAAATTCATACGCAATGGATTTGTCGACATGCACCCCGCCTACAACCGCCGACCAATGGGACGTGCGCGGCTATGAATGGTGCATAAGGCTACAAAATGAGGTAGGTGCGGCAGGTGCAACCGATACAAGGACGATAACCGTTGACACAATTGCAGGTGACAGGAGGATAGTAAGTATATTTTTAGAAGGATATAACCAAACCATACTTATAGTAATGAAAAGGATTTTTGATGTTTAGTTTTGAAAAATTTCTTATCAAAAGAACTACTCGGAACTGCCGAGGATACAGCATGCTTGAGTTGATACTTGCTGCTGCCGTAGGCTCTATTATTATAGCGGGCGGCTATACTTCTTTTGTGGTTTTATCGAAGCAATATAGCAGGGTTTCAGCATTTTCAGAAGTACAGCAAGCAGGCATTCCTTCTATAAGGCTAATCTCCAGAGATTTGAGAATGGCAGGAAGGGTAGCTATGGATACCAATATCGACCCCGTATATGGTGCTATTGCAAACCCGATAATTATAACTGATAGCGGTGATGCATGCTGTGACAGTATAACAATAATATATGACAAGGATTCAACCGTTAATCCGCAAAGATGTCAGGTTACATACGATATACAGCCACGAATAAACCCCGCAAGGAATGCATTATATATGACGGTAACAACGTTGTTATCAGATGCAGGCGATCCATGTTTAGGCGACGGAGCTGCATCATTAGTTGCAGACTACATAGAAGACTTGCAGTTTGTAGGTTCTGATAATAACTCTAACGGTGACCCTCAGCTTGTAGATGTAAGCATAATAGCCAGAAGCCAAAGTACCCTAAGCTCAACAAATACATATACTCGTCCGTCTCAGACAATAGGTAATTATAATTTTAGCTTTACCGACAATTTACACCGTGACGAGTTCACCACAACAGTTAATATAAAAAACTTAAGGGGGAACTAATCATGTTATTGAAGATTAAAAAAACAGACTCCCAAAAGGGTAATATTCTACTATCATCAATGTTTATATTGATAGCGATGAATCTGCTTGGTGCAGGGTTGATGCAAAGCTCTACAAGGGAGCTTACAACAGCTACATTTAAATCCGTTGATTCGGAAGTGTTCCAGATTACGGAAACATGCCGACATGATGTAATAACTTTTTTTGAGGGACAGACAGGCACACCTTCATCAATAAGTGATATAGCAACTTCTAACCTGAGTGCTATGATGACAGGTAGTGAAACCACGACAGAAACAAATAAACTGACAGGATATAGCTATGGCTGCTCTACAACATATATTACGTCCAAAAATGTAAGCTCCGGAACAGGTACGGGAGGCGAAGTAGGCTCAGCAGGTGGTGAGTATGGCGGAGCAGGAGCACTTTCATTGAAAGACTATTATCAGGTTATATCTACAGGCTCAGGACCTGATAACGCACAAAAGGTAATTAATACAATTATTTCCGTCGAATACTAAAACCAATCGTTACATTATTATAGCAAAAAGGCAACCTTTAGTTGTTAACCAAATATTAATATGTTCATGGTATCTTTGATAGTAAATTAGTACGTAATTAGTTCAAAAGGGAGATTAATTACTAATATACCTTAGTAATTATAAAGATAATATGGGCTTAGACAGTTTAAAAGGTAAATTAAACAA
This genomic window from Pseudomonadota bacterium contains:
- a CDS encoding A24 family peptidase, with translation MFVTIIISILVGLVIGDILCFIVYEICRIIDEEESGKKTKSKSNIFKTYLNFVLKQMKEGNKQFFIFYLLLDVATVSSTVFMILHYGVTKEAISALILIYSLIVLTFVDAKTQYLPDIITKPLIVLGLIQGYFEIFTSFKESLIGAVAGYWSLWLINTTFRLIRKKDGMGQGDFKLLSALGAWVGYQYLPFIVFASSFLGIFVALGLAKFANNKLSAPSPFGPSLSIAGIITLIWGEDLINWYLSFLTF
- a CDS encoding PilT/PilU family type 4a pilus ATPase, which gives rise to MLDKIVYYATNFKLSDIHIHSNEPIAIRQHGSIEVQRNDFITDKKIGAFIESILDEDQKEHFQKMRDIDLAIEGGGMRFRVNAYMTLRGPAMVLRKIETEAPDIEKLNLPKAVFDITTQKNGLVLVTGPTGSGKSTTLASIIKKINSTRKENIITIEDPVEFIHESNVALISQREVGKDAFSFGSALKAVLRQDPDVILLGEMRDLETVGLALTAAETGHLVFGTLHTNGAPNSINRILDVFPPAQQAQARSQLSQSIRLVVTQRLIKTADGKGRVAAFEVMKSNAAISNLIREGKIFQIEQTMQTSKGEGNMLMKDSIQTLLDSGKIRKEDLEDAH
- a CDS encoding type II secretion system protein, which encodes MSYNRGYTLLELLVTIAIIASVIAVGSGTGIGNLNTKKTAQNTYKELRDQLATLRNHAMSKNTTAKIVITQVGSTYTMTLSYSAVTTNNCPSTGVWTTIQTKEIDVHTNYGITGTAFTNNLCFYRDGSSSGGSYIVAPVIGATGTTYTLDVTIATGYIDVTES
- a CDS encoding prepilin-type N-terminal cleavage/methylation domain-containing protein translates to MLRKVRRLLLPHLNKCKGFTLIEAMISAGIVAMGFVGVFTLIASSEQFTKRAVARQKVQLIADQMIEIIETDTANINSYAMDLSTCTPPTTADQWDVRGYEWCIRLQNEVGAAGATDTRTITVDTIAGDRRIVSIFLEGYNQTILIVMKRIFDV
- a CDS encoding prepilin-type N-terminal cleavage/methylation domain-containing protein → MFSFEKFLIKRTTRNCRGYSMLELILAAAVGSIIIAGGYTSFVVLSKQYSRVSAFSEVQQAGIPSIRLISRDLRMAGRVAMDTNIDPVYGAIANPIIITDSGDACCDSITIIYDKDSTVNPQRCQVTYDIQPRINPARNALYMTVTTLLSDAGDPCLGDGAASLVADYIEDLQFVGSDNNSNGDPQLVDVSIIARSQSTLSSTNTYTRPSQTIGNYNFSFTDNLHRDEFTTTVNIKNLRGN